One region of Skermanella mucosa genomic DNA includes:
- a CDS encoding chorismate mutase: MSSPTPSLDELRREIDEIDDKIHDLIMRRAQVVELVGIAKRPDNQIVRPGREATILRRLAARHTGPFPMQVVARLWREMIATFSRIQGPFAIAVYAPEDRRGFWDVARDHYGSSIPMTAVNTPAAAIRAVADGTATVGVVPMPEEDDHDPWWRYLMNQDSKTPRVVASLPFCGRGNARGDDRDALAIALIQHERTGDDRTLLGIELTEDRSRGRLKEALEAAGLTTVSFRSWTGRETGGGPLHLVEVADYVDLQDKRLAAFAANMGDILLRTTPIGGYAVPLGSSADPKKL, encoded by the coding sequence ATGTCCTCACCAACGCCATCGCTTGATGAACTGCGTCGCGAGATCGATGAAATCGATGACAAGATCCATGATCTGATCATGCGTCGCGCCCAGGTGGTGGAACTGGTCGGCATCGCCAAGCGGCCGGACAACCAGATCGTCCGGCCCGGGCGCGAAGCCACGATCCTGCGCCGACTCGCCGCACGCCATACCGGACCCTTCCCGATGCAGGTGGTGGCCCGGCTGTGGCGGGAGATGATCGCGACCTTCTCCCGCATCCAGGGCCCGTTCGCCATCGCGGTCTACGCGCCGGAGGACCGGCGCGGATTCTGGGACGTCGCCCGCGACCACTACGGCAGCTCGATCCCGATGACGGCGGTCAACACGCCGGCCGCGGCGATCCGCGCCGTCGCCGACGGTACCGCGACGGTCGGCGTGGTGCCCATGCCGGAGGAGGACGACCACGATCCCTGGTGGCGTTACCTGATGAACCAGGACTCCAAGACCCCGCGGGTGGTCGCCAGCCTGCCGTTCTGCGGCCGCGGCAATGCCCGCGGCGACGACCGGGACGCGCTCGCCATAGCCTTGATCCAGCACGAGCGCACCGGCGACGACCGAACGCTGCTGGGCATCGAGCTGACCGAGGACCGCAGCCGCGGGCGCCTGAAGGAGGCGCTGGAGGCCGCCGGCCTGACCACCGTCAGCTTCCGGAGCTGGACCGGCCGGGAAACCGGCGGCGGCCCGCTCCATCTGGTCGAGGTCGCCGACTATGTGGATCTTCAGGACAAGCGGCTGGCCGCCTTCGCGGCCAACATGGGCGATATCCTGCTGCGGACGACGCCGATCGGCGGCTATGCGGTGCCGCTCGGAAGTTCCGCCGACCCCAAGAAGCTCTGA
- the metX gene encoding homoserine O-acetyltransferase MetX, which translates to MNASIPFRQPPGVAEAAGSVSEGTNRRVVLGADRPMRLDCGVELANFTVAYSTFGTLNADRSNAVMVCHALTGDHFVTDYHPVSGKPGWWSMLVGPGRPIDTNRYFVICSNVIGGCMGSIGPAETDPATGKPYGLGFPVITIADMVRAQKLLVDHLGIDKLFCVVGGSMGGMQVLQWAVSYPDHVFAALPIATAARHSAQNIAFHEVGRQAIMADPDWCGGDYLNQGMRPHRGLAVARMAAHITYLSEAALHRKFGRNLQNRQAVTYGFDADFQVESYLRHQGITFVDRFDANSYLYITRAMDYFDLAAEHGGVLANAFRYKDGPTPVRFCLTSFSSDWLFPTTESRAVVHALNAVAANVSFVEVATDKGHDAFLLDEPEFHQVVRGFLDGCAEHRGLTRRRAATA; encoded by the coding sequence ATGAACGCGTCCATTCCGTTTCGCCAGCCGCCGGGCGTCGCCGAGGCTGCCGGTTCCGTTTCGGAGGGGACGAACCGGCGGGTCGTGCTGGGGGCCGACCGGCCGATGCGGCTGGACTGCGGCGTCGAGCTGGCGAACTTCACCGTTGCCTACAGCACCTTCGGGACGCTGAACGCGGACAGGTCGAACGCGGTGATGGTCTGCCATGCGCTGACCGGCGACCATTTCGTGACCGACTACCATCCAGTCTCGGGCAAGCCCGGGTGGTGGAGCATGCTGGTCGGCCCCGGGCGGCCGATCGACACCAACCGATATTTCGTCATCTGCTCCAACGTGATCGGCGGCTGCATGGGCAGCATCGGCCCGGCCGAGACCGATCCCGCGACCGGCAAGCCTTATGGCCTGGGCTTCCCGGTCATCACGATCGCCGACATGGTGCGGGCGCAGAAGCTGCTGGTCGACCATCTCGGCATCGACAAGCTGTTCTGCGTGGTCGGCGGGTCCATGGGCGGCATGCAGGTGCTGCAATGGGCGGTCAGCTATCCGGACCATGTCTTCGCGGCGCTTCCGATCGCGACCGCCGCCCGCCATTCGGCCCAGAACATCGCCTTCCACGAGGTCGGGCGGCAGGCGATCATGGCCGATCCGGACTGGTGCGGCGGCGACTACCTGAACCAGGGGATGCGGCCGCACCGCGGGCTCGCGGTGGCGCGCATGGCCGCGCACATCACCTACCTGTCGGAGGCGGCGCTTCACCGCAAGTTCGGCCGCAACCTGCAGAACCGGCAGGCGGTGACCTACGGTTTCGACGCCGACTTCCAGGTGGAGAGCTATCTGAGGCACCAGGGCATCACCTTCGTCGACCGGTTCGACGCCAACTCGTACCTGTATATCACCCGGGCGATGGATTATTTCGACCTGGCGGCGGAGCATGGCGGCGTCCTTGCCAACGCCTTCCGGTACAAGGACGGCCCGACGCCGGTACGGTTCTGCCTGACCTCGTTCTCCAGCGACTGGCTGTTCCCGACCACAGAATCCCGGGCCGTCGTCCACGCGCTGAACGCGGTGGCAGCCAACGTCAGCTTCGTCGAGGTCGCTACCGACAAGGGGCACGACGCCTTCCTGCTGGACGAGCCGGAATTCCACCAAGTGGTGCGGGGCTTCCTGGACGGCTGCGCCGAGCACAGGGGCCTGACCAGGCGGCGGGCGGCCACGGCATGA
- the metW gene encoding methionine biosynthesis protein MetW — protein MSPLDDTSSRNRRSGTIRLDLKLIADMVEPGSRVLDIGCGDGALLDFLVHEKGVDGRGIELSMDGVHTCVSHGLSVIQGDAETDLKDYPSGAFDYVILSQTLQAMRAPRTVLEELVRIGDRAIVSFPNFGYWRIRMALLWLGRMPVTERLGYEWYETPNIHFCTIKDFTSLCDRLDITIDRSVILGRDNRPTRLASADGIANFFGEQGVFMLRRNGRQG, from the coding sequence ATGAGCCCGCTCGACGACACCTCCTCCCGGAACCGCCGTTCCGGAACGATCCGCCTCGACCTCAAGCTGATCGCCGACATGGTCGAGCCGGGCAGCCGGGTGCTGGACATCGGCTGCGGCGACGGCGCGCTGCTCGATTTCCTGGTCCACGAAAAGGGCGTGGACGGCCGGGGGATCGAGCTGAGCATGGACGGGGTGCATACCTGCGTCAGCCACGGCCTGTCGGTGATCCAGGGCGACGCCGAGACGGACCTGAAGGACTATCCGAGCGGCGCCTTCGACTATGTCATCCTCAGCCAGACCCTGCAGGCAATGCGGGCGCCCCGCACCGTGCTGGAGGAACTGGTTCGGATCGGCGACCGGGCCATCGTCTCGTTCCCGAATTTCGGCTACTGGCGGATCCGCATGGCGCTGCTGTGGCTCGGCCGCATGCCGGTGACGGAGCGGCTGGGCTATGAATGGTACGAGACGCCGAACATCCATTTCTGCACGATCAAGGACTTCACCAGCCTGTGCGACCGGCTGGACATCACGATCGACCGCAGCGTGATCCTCGGTCGCGACAACCGCCCTACGCGCCTGGCATCGGCCGACGGCATCGCCAACTTCTTCGGCGAGCAGGGCGTCTTCATGCTGCGCCGGAACGGCAGGCAGGGTTGA
- a CDS encoding DUF3574 domain-containing protein, protein MRNRVMSVALAGALLGGCAGPMATGCGPGANPGLVAEVVFGRNIGDSLGVTDADWSRFLDEEVTPRFPDGLTVLDAGGQWRDTGNGTIVREPSKVLVVVLSDAARDRPRVAEVADAYKRRFDQQSVLTMTRPACVSF, encoded by the coding sequence ATGCGGAACCGGGTGATGTCGGTGGCGCTGGCGGGTGCCCTGCTCGGCGGCTGCGCCGGCCCTATGGCGACCGGCTGCGGCCCCGGCGCGAATCCCGGCCTCGTGGCGGAAGTCGTGTTCGGGCGCAACATCGGGGACAGCCTGGGCGTGACCGACGCCGACTGGAGCCGCTTTCTGGACGAGGAGGTGACGCCGCGCTTCCCCGACGGCCTTACGGTCCTGGATGCCGGAGGCCAGTGGCGGGACACCGGCAACGGCACCATCGTGCGGGAGCCGAGCAAGGTTCTGGTGGTCGTCCTGTCCGATGCGGCCCGGGACCGTCCCCGTGTCGCGGAGGTCGCCGACGCCTACAAGCGGCGCTTCGACCAACAGTCCGTGCTGACCATGACACGCCCGGCCTGCGTCAGCTTCTGA